A stretch of the Bacillus anthracis str. Vollum genome encodes the following:
- a CDS encoding tyrosine-type recombinase/integrase gives METTEFHDTIQAFSIFLLNKGRKPSTIKRYVYDIEDFGHWLEKNKKLPSSNIWATLCTKDYEDYFSDLKKNRHYSEKTMHRVFIVLNRMHHFLNIPNPLKNMEISIQPDRTLRNEDFISSDEEKRLKHIVTSLEGLSEKQRPVRPLLMDRNIAILNLLIDYGLSLQELTALTMHHVHFETNTLSIPATAGVERTISLTSEDKKQLYTYYKSIPEPVRPKYHSNDPLFVAFDFNRGTYRWVYENDAPKGLTEIAIQKMIRLEVSRANLRKGISGQHFRNTYILNLIKKETPESEIIKLAGFKSKISLKRYYQYAENGKNALS, from the coding sequence ATGGAGACAACGGAATTCCATGATACAATACAAGCCTTTTCTATTTTTTTATTGAATAAAGGCCGAAAACCTTCAACCATTAAACGTTACGTTTATGACATTGAAGATTTCGGACATTGGTTAGAAAAAAACAAAAAGCTCCCTTCCAGTAATATATGGGCTACACTTTGTACAAAAGACTACGAAGATTACTTTTCCGATTTAAAAAAGAATCGACATTACTCAGAGAAAACGATGCACCGTGTATTTATTGTATTAAATAGAATGCATCACTTTCTAAACATCCCTAATCCATTAAAGAACATGGAAATTTCTATTCAACCAGATCGCACACTTCGCAATGAAGATTTCATTTCATCTGATGAAGAAAAAAGATTAAAACATATAGTTACTTCATTAGAAGGACTTTCAGAAAAACAGCGTCCTGTACGCCCTTTATTGATGGATCGTAATATCGCTATTTTAAATTTACTAATTGACTATGGATTATCCTTACAGGAACTTACAGCATTAACTATGCATCACGTCCACTTTGAAACGAACACATTATCTATCCCAGCAACCGCAGGGGTAGAAAGAACAATTTCATTAACCAGCGAAGACAAAAAACAACTATATACCTATTACAAAAGCATCCCTGAACCCGTTCGTCCAAAATACCATAGTAATGATCCATTATTTGTCGCATTCGATTTTAATCGAGGAACTTACAGATGGGTATACGAAAATGATGCACCAAAAGGATTAACAGAAATCGCTATCCAAAAAATGATTCGCCTTGAAGTATCTAGAGCTAATTTACGCAAAGGAATCTCAGGACAACACTTTCGCAACACCTATATTTTAAATTTAATAAAAAAAGAGACTCCGGAGTCAGAAATTATAAAGCTAGCTGGGTTCAAATCAAAAATTTCACTAAAACGATATTATCAATACGCAGAAAATGGAAAAAACGCCTTATCATAA
- a CDS encoding PTS fructose transporter subunit IIABC, which yields MKITELLKRDTVIMNLTASNKEAVIDELVEKLNGANRLNSKAEFKEAILKRESQSTTGIGEGIAIPHAKTKAVKQPAICFGRSVSGINYESLDGQPAHLFFMIAASEGANNTHLETLSRLSTLLMDEGFRKQLLEAKDEEELLRLFDEKENEKEEEVEVAQPEGNEPYVLAVTACPTGIAHTYMAADSLKAKAAELGIAIKVETNGSTGIKNGLTKEDIERATAIIVAADKQVEMNRFAGKHVIQVPVADGIRKTEKLLNRAVKQDAPIFKGIKEDGKTESTEKEKGLGIYKHLMNGVSNMLPFVVGGGILIALAFSFGGIKAEGPLAELFMSIGGGGTGAFLFLVPILAGFIASSIADRPGFMPGVVGGFLAAHANAGFLGGLIAGFLAGYVVLGLKRLFSGLPVQLEGIKPVLLYPVFGLLITGVVMQKVVIPPVVALNEMLTGWLNGLNGTNAILLGLILGAMMAIDMGGPINKAAFTFGIAAIEAQNFGVHSAVMAGGMVPPLAIAFATTFFKSKFTEAERKSGLTNYIMGASFITEGAIPFAAADPVRVIVSCVVGSSIAGALSMLFQITLPAPHGGLFVIALVNKPVLYIFSILIGAVVSALMMGIWKKKVK from the coding sequence ATGAAAATTACAGAACTATTAAAAAGGGATACAGTTATTATGAATTTGACAGCTTCAAATAAAGAAGCTGTCATAGATGAATTAGTTGAGAAATTAAACGGGGCAAATCGTTTAAATAGTAAAGCTGAATTTAAAGAAGCTATTTTAAAGCGGGAGTCACAAAGTACAACTGGCATTGGTGAAGGGATTGCTATACCTCATGCGAAAACAAAAGCTGTTAAGCAACCAGCGATTTGTTTTGGTAGAAGTGTAAGCGGTATCAACTATGAATCGCTTGACGGACAGCCTGCGCATTTATTCTTTATGATTGCTGCGAGTGAAGGGGCGAATAATACGCATTTAGAAACGTTATCACGCTTATCTACACTATTAATGGATGAAGGATTTCGTAAGCAATTGTTAGAAGCAAAGGATGAAGAGGAACTTCTTCGTCTATTTGATGAAAAAGAAAATGAAAAAGAAGAAGAGGTAGAAGTTGCACAACCAGAAGGGAATGAACCATACGTATTAGCTGTTACAGCTTGTCCAACTGGAATCGCTCACACATATATGGCTGCGGATAGTTTGAAAGCAAAAGCAGCAGAGCTAGGGATTGCAATTAAAGTTGAAACGAATGGATCAACAGGTATAAAAAACGGTTTAACGAAAGAGGATATTGAACGCGCAACAGCTATAATTGTTGCGGCAGATAAACAAGTAGAAATGAATCGTTTTGCTGGTAAACATGTCATTCAAGTGCCAGTCGCTGACGGGATTAGAAAAACTGAAAAACTTCTTAATCGTGCTGTAAAACAGGATGCACCGATCTTTAAAGGAATAAAAGAAGATGGAAAGACAGAAAGTACAGAGAAAGAAAAAGGATTAGGAATTTATAAGCATTTAATGAACGGCGTAAGTAATATGCTTCCATTCGTTGTTGGTGGTGGGATTTTAATTGCGCTAGCGTTTTCGTTTGGTGGTATAAAAGCAGAAGGCCCTTTAGCTGAATTGTTCATGTCTATTGGAGGAGGGGGAACAGGGGCATTTTTATTCCTTGTACCAATTTTAGCAGGATTTATTGCGAGTTCTATTGCTGATCGTCCTGGTTTTATGCCTGGTGTTGTCGGGGGATTTTTAGCGGCACATGCGAATGCTGGCTTTTTAGGTGGATTAATTGCTGGTTTCTTAGCTGGATATGTTGTCTTAGGGCTAAAAAGACTATTTTCAGGATTACCAGTACAGTTAGAAGGTATTAAACCTGTTTTGTTATATCCAGTCTTTGGATTATTGATTACAGGAGTTGTTATGCAAAAAGTAGTAATTCCGCCTGTAGTAGCATTGAATGAAATGTTAACAGGATGGTTAAATGGTTTGAACGGTACAAATGCTATATTACTAGGTCTTATTTTAGGTGCGATGATGGCAATTGATATGGGTGGTCCAATTAATAAAGCAGCATTTACATTTGGTATTGCTGCAATAGAAGCACAGAACTTTGGGGTGCACTCAGCGGTTATGGCTGGTGGTATGGTACCGCCGCTTGCAATTGCATTCGCAACTACATTCTTTAAATCGAAGTTTACAGAAGCGGAACGTAAGTCTGGTTTAACAAATTATATTATGGGAGCATCGTTTATTACAGAAGGTGCGATTCCATTTGCAGCTGCAGATCCGGTTCGAGTAATTGTCAGTTGTGTTGTCGGTTCAAGTATTGCGGGTGCATTATCTATGTTATTCCAAATTACATTACCGGCACCGCATGGTGGATTGTTTGTTATAGCATTAGTAAATAAACCAGTGTTATATATTTTCTCGATATTGATAGGGGCAGTTGTTTCTGCACTTATGATGGGGATTTGGAAAAAGAAAGTTAAATAA
- the hfq gene encoding RNA chaperone Hfq, with protein sequence MKQSINIQDQFLNQLRKENTFVTLYLLNGFQLRGLIKGFDNFTVLLETEGKQQLIYKHAISTFVPQKNVSIELE encoded by the coding sequence ATGAAGCAATCAATCAATATTCAAGATCAGTTTTTAAATCAACTCCGTAAAGAGAATACGTTTGTTACGCTGTACTTATTAAATGGTTTCCAGCTTCGTGGATTAATTAAAGGATTTGATAATTTTACAGTCCTACTGGAAACAGAAGGTAAGCAACAGCTTATTTATAAACATGCAATTTCTACATTCGTACCACAAAAAAATGTTTCAATTGAATTAGAGTAG
- a CDS encoding Gly-Xaa-Xaa repeat protein: MSRYDDSQNKFSKPCFPSSAGRIPNTPSIPVTKAQLRTFRAIIIDLTKIIPKLFANPSPQNIEDLIDTLNLLSKFICSLDAASSLKAQGLAIIKNLITILKNPTFVASAVFIELQNLINYLLSITKLFRIDPCTLQELLKLIAALQTALVNSASFIQGPTGPTGPTGPAGATGATGPQGVQGPAGATGATGPQGVQGPAGATGATGPQGAQGPAGATGATGPQGAQGPAGATGATGPQGIQGPAGATGATGPQGVQGPTGATGIGVTGPTGPSGGPAGATGPQGPQGNTGATGPQGIQGPAGATGATGPQGAQGPAGATGATGPQGVQGPTGATGIGVTGPTGPSGPNFPVATIVVTNNIQQTVLQFNNFIFNTAINVNNIIFNGTDTVTVINAGIYVISVSISTTAPGCAPLGVGISINGAVATDNFSSNLIGDSLSFTTIETLTAGANISVQSTLNEITIPATGNTNIRLTVFRIA; encoded by the coding sequence ATGTCTCGTTATGACGACAGTCAAAACAAATTCTCCAAACCATGCTTTCCAAGTAGCGCTGGACGAATCCCGAATACTCCATCAATCCCAGTTACTAAGGCACAACTTAGAACATTTCGCGCAATCATTATTGATTTAACAAAAATAATCCCAAAACTTTTCGCAAATCCATCTCCCCAAAATATTGAAGATCTAATCGATACATTGAACCTACTAAGTAAATTTATTTGTTCACTAGACGCTGCTTCCTCCCTGAAAGCACAAGGATTAGCTATTATTAAAAACTTAATAACTATATTAAAAAACCCAACTTTCGTAGCAAGTGCTGTATTTATCGAGCTTCAAAATCTAATTAATTATTTACTATCCATTACAAAACTATTCCGAATTGACCCTTGCACACTTCAAGAGCTTCTTAAATTAATAGCAGCATTACAAACCGCTTTAGTTAATTCTGCTTCATTCATTCAAGGACCTACTGGACCTACTGGACCTACTGGGCCAGCTGGTGCTACCGGTGCTACTGGACCTCAAGGTGTTCAAGGACCAGCAGGCGCTACCGGTGCCACTGGACCTCAAGGTGTTCAAGGACCAGCAGGTGCTACTGGCGCTACTGGACCTCAAGGTGCTCAAGGACCAGCAGGTGCTACCGGTGCTACTGGACCTCAAGGTGCTCAAGGACCAGCAGGTGCTACTGGTGCCACTGGACCTCAAGGTATTCAAGGACCAGCAGGTGCTACCGGTGCTACTGGACCTCAAGGCGTTCAAGGGCCAACGGGTGCTACTGGTATAGGAGTTACCGGACCTACTGGGCCTTCTGGTGGGCCTGCTGGTGCTACTGGACCTCAGGGACCTCAAGGTAATACAGGTGCTACTGGACCTCAAGGTATTCAAGGGCCTGCTGGTGCTACTGGTGCCACTGGACCTCAAGGTGCTCAAGGACCGGCTGGTGCTACCGGCGCTACTGGACCTCAAGGTGTTCAAGGGCCAACGGGTGCTACTGGTATAGGAGTTACCGGACCTACTGGGCCTTCTGGACCTAACTTCCCTGTAGCAACAATTGTTGTAACAAACAACATTCAACAAACAGTACTCCAATTTAACAACTTCATTTTTAATACTGCAATTAACGTAAACAACATTATCTTCAACGGCACAGATACAGTTACTGTTATCAACGCTGGTATTTATGTCATTAGCGTATCCATCTCTACAACTGCACCAGGATGTGCACCACTCGGAGTAGGAATTTCAATAAATGGAGCAGTCGCAACTGACAACTTCTCTTCAAATCTAATAGGCGACTCACTTTCATTCACTACGATCGAAACGTTAACTGCCGGCGCGAACATTTCTGTCCAATCCACTCTTAATGAGATTACGATCCCTGCAACAGGAAACACTAATATTCGTCTAACTGTATTTAGAATCGCTTAA
- a CDS encoding DUF420 domain-containing protein, translated as MVDQSTNQKSYAPIVITLSVIVNAIILFLFFGPVGYEGEVHFDVTILPMLNAIFNSFTFVFLLAALYSIIKKNVKMHRGFILAAFTTTLLFCVSYLSYHYLAPATHFGGEGFIKYVYFIILITHIILAAIIVPLALFALVFGFTNQLTRHRKIVRWTMPIWLYVSLSGVIVYLMISPYYQ; from the coding sequence TTGGTGGATCAATCAACAAATCAGAAAAGCTATGCTCCTATTGTGATAACGCTTTCTGTAATTGTAAATGCGATTATTTTATTTTTGTTCTTCGGACCTGTTGGTTATGAAGGAGAAGTACATTTTGATGTAACCATTTTACCAATGTTAAACGCAATTTTTAATAGCTTTACGTTCGTATTCTTATTAGCAGCTTTATACTCTATTATTAAGAAGAACGTGAAAATGCACCGTGGTTTTATCCTAGCAGCATTTACGACGACGTTGCTATTTTGTGTTTCTTATTTATCGTATCATTACTTGGCGCCAGCAACACATTTTGGTGGCGAAGGATTCATTAAATATGTGTATTTCATCATTTTAATTACACATATTATCCTAGCAGCAATTATCGTACCACTTGCATTGTTTGCACTTGTATTTGGTTTTACAAATCAATTAACACGTCATCGTAAAATTGTACGTTGGACGATGCCGATTTGGTTATATGTAAGTTTATCTGGTGTTATTGTTTATTTAATGATCTCACCTTATTATCAATAA
- a CDS encoding DeoR/GlpR family DNA-binding transcription regulator, which translates to MLTPERHQMILQLVKEQKVVKLQQLVERTASSESTIRRDLAQLEKQRLLKRVHGGAAVLTGKGQEPTMVEKSSKNIQIKQQIAKYAASVVEQGDFIYLDAGSTTFEMIPFLINKDVTVVTNGLMHIEALVENNIRAYLLGGMMKSRTKALIGAMAQESMQKYRFDKCFLGANGVHEQLGFTTPDPEEALLKQMALTLANEGYFLIDESKFSEVAFAKIANVEEANIITNHLEIDLEKYKRQTNVIEADKQ; encoded by the coding sequence ATGTTAACTCCTGAACGTCATCAAATGATATTGCAACTTGTAAAAGAGCAGAAGGTTGTTAAATTACAGCAATTAGTGGAAAGAACAGCGAGCTCTGAATCAACAATTCGTCGTGATTTAGCGCAATTGGAAAAACAACGGTTATTAAAAAGAGTTCACGGTGGTGCGGCTGTTTTAACAGGAAAAGGACAGGAGCCGACGATGGTTGAAAAATCATCCAAAAACATTCAGATAAAACAACAAATTGCGAAGTATGCGGCTAGCGTTGTGGAACAAGGTGATTTCATTTATTTAGATGCAGGAAGTACAACATTTGAAATGATTCCATTTTTAATAAATAAAGATGTTACTGTCGTTACGAATGGACTTATGCATATTGAAGCTTTAGTTGAAAATAATATTCGTGCCTATTTACTAGGCGGAATGATGAAGAGTAGGACGAAAGCTTTAATCGGTGCTATGGCACAGGAAAGTATGCAGAAGTATCGTTTTGATAAATGTTTTTTAGGAGCGAATGGTGTACATGAACAGCTTGGTTTTACAACACCAGATCCGGAAGAGGCGCTTTTAAAGCAAATGGCATTAACATTAGCAAATGAAGGATATTTCTTAATTGATGAAAGTAAGTTTTCGGAAGTTGCGTTTGCGAAAATTGCCAATGTTGAAGAGGCAAATATTATTACAAACCATTTAGAAATTGATTTAGAAAAATATAAAAGACAAACCAATGTAATTGAGGCTGATAAACAATGA
- the miaA gene encoding tRNA (adenosine(37)-N6)-dimethylallyltransferase MiaA: MGEVQREKVAVIIGPTAVGKTKLSIDLAKALNGEIISGDSMQIYRTMDIGTAKVTKEEMDGIPHYMVDIKNPEESFSVAEFQERVRKHIREITERGKLPIIVGGTGLYIQSVLFDYQFTDDAGDAIYREQMEKLALERGVEYVHKKLQEVDPESAERIHANNVRRVIRALEIFHTSGEKMSDQLEKQENELLYDVSLIGLTMDREMLYDRINLRVDIMMDQGLLEEVEGLYNRGIRDCQSIQAIGYKEIYDYFEDRVSLEEAVSQLKTNSRRYAKRQLTWFRNKMDVTWFDVTDGEKTSEILRYIEGKLQLKSNNSK, encoded by the coding sequence ATGGGAGAAGTGCAACGTGAAAAAGTTGCTGTCATCATTGGACCAACTGCTGTTGGGAAGACGAAGTTAAGTATTGATCTTGCTAAAGCGTTGAACGGTGAAATTATAAGTGGAGATTCCATGCAGATTTATCGTACGATGGATATTGGAACTGCAAAGGTGACGAAAGAAGAGATGGATGGAATTCCACATTATATGGTCGATATAAAAAATCCGGAAGAATCATTTTCAGTTGCCGAGTTTCAAGAACGTGTTCGTAAGCATATTCGAGAGATTACAGAGCGTGGTAAATTACCAATTATCGTTGGTGGAACTGGTCTGTATATACAGTCTGTTTTATTCGATTATCAGTTTACGGATGATGCTGGTGATGCTATATACCGAGAACAAATGGAAAAGTTAGCATTAGAACGTGGTGTGGAATATGTACATAAGAAATTACAAGAAGTAGACCCAGAAAGCGCTGAGCGTATTCATGCAAATAATGTGCGTCGTGTCATTAGAGCGTTAGAAATTTTTCACACGTCGGGTGAAAAAATGAGTGATCAACTTGAAAAACAAGAAAACGAGTTATTATACGATGTTTCCTTAATTGGCTTGACAATGGATCGTGAAATGCTATACGATCGCATTAACTTACGAGTTGATATAATGATGGACCAAGGTTTATTAGAAGAAGTAGAAGGGTTGTATAATAGAGGGATACGAGATTGTCAATCTATTCAAGCGATTGGGTATAAAGAGATATATGATTATTTTGAGGATCGTGTCTCTTTAGAAGAAGCGGTATCACAATTAAAGACGAATTCACGTCGTTATGCAAAACGTCAATTAACGTGGTTCCGTAATAAGATGGATGTCACATGGTTTGATGTTACAGACGGTGAAAAAACGTCAGAAATTTTACGATACATAGAAGGAAAGCTACAACTAAAGTCGAATAATAGTAAGTAG
- the spoVK gene encoding stage V sporulation protein K — translation MEQSMRKKNNNQINIVLNHRKKISLPAAENKTVISSETTTKHEMLQRIEEEMGKLVGMDDIKKIIKEIYAWIYVNKKRQEIGLKSEKQVLHMLFKGNPGTGKTTVARMIGKLLFEMNILSKGHLVEAERADLVGEYIGHTAQKTRDLIKKAMGGILFIDEAYSLARGGEKDFGKEAIDTLVKHMEDKQHGFVLILAGYSREMNHFLSLNPGLQSRFPFIIEFADYSVNQLLEIGKRMYEEREYQLSKEAEWKFRDHLHAVKYSSQITSFSNGRYVRNIVEKSIRTQAMRLLQEDAYDKYDLVGISSSDLMLEEETHST, via the coding sequence ATGGAACAATCGATGCGAAAGAAAAATAATAATCAAATTAACATTGTGTTAAATCATCGAAAGAAAATTTCTTTACCGGCCGCAGAAAATAAAACAGTAATTTCAAGTGAAACTACTACGAAACATGAGATGTTGCAAAGAATAGAAGAAGAGATGGGAAAGCTCGTTGGGATGGATGATATAAAAAAGATAATAAAAGAAATATATGCTTGGATTTATGTAAATAAAAAACGACAAGAAATAGGATTGAAGTCTGAGAAGCAAGTGCTTCATATGTTGTTTAAAGGAAATCCAGGTACAGGGAAGACAACTGTTGCTAGAATGATAGGGAAATTATTGTTTGAGATGAATATTCTATCAAAAGGGCATTTAGTTGAAGCGGAACGTGCGGATCTTGTAGGAGAGTACATCGGTCATACAGCTCAAAAAACAAGAGATTTAATAAAAAAAGCAATGGGGGGAATTTTGTTTATTGATGAGGCATATTCATTAGCACGAGGGGGAGAAAAAGATTTCGGGAAAGAGGCAATTGACACGCTTGTAAAACATATGGAAGATAAACAACACGGTTTTGTATTGATTTTAGCCGGATATTCAAGAGAGATGAATCACTTTCTTTCATTGAATCCAGGATTGCAATCCCGTTTTCCGTTTATAATTGAATTCGCGGATTACTCAGTAAATCAGCTGTTAGAAATAGGGAAGCGGATGTATGAAGAACGTGAATATCAGTTATCGAAAGAGGCTGAATGGAAATTTAGAGATCATTTACATGCTGTAAAGTACTCATCGCAAATTACATCCTTTAGTAATGGGCGGTATGTCCGGAATATTGTTGAAAAATCGATTCGTACACAAGCTATGCGGTTGTTGCAAGAGGATGCGTATGATAAATATGATTTGGTTGGAATATCAAGTAGTGATTTGATGCTTGAAGAGGAGACGCACAGTACGTAA
- a CDS encoding trimeric intracellular cation channel family protein has translation MAWEIFSIIGTIAFALSGAIVAMEEDYDIFGVYILGMATAFGGGALRNLLIGYPIVAFWQQDMLFQIALLSMTIIFLFPNKLIRHWKKWENITDAIGLSAFAVQGALYAQKLNLPISATIVAAVLTGIGGGIIRDLLARRKPLVLRAEVYAFWTILAGFLIGAQIIVSDWALYTLFILIVCFRMVSIHYKWHLPHRRIDTNERSMHK, from the coding sequence TCATAGGCACAATTGCCTTCGCACTAAGCGGAGCCATTGTTGCAATGGAAGAGGATTATGATATTTTCGGGGTGTATATTTTAGGAATGGCAACCGCATTTGGGGGAGGTGCCCTTCGTAATTTATTAATTGGTTATCCGATTGTCGCGTTTTGGCAACAAGACATGTTATTTCAAATCGCACTTTTATCAATGACGATTATTTTTCTTTTTCCAAATAAATTAATTAGACACTGGAAAAAGTGGGAAAATATCACTGATGCTATCGGCTTATCAGCATTTGCCGTGCAAGGAGCATTATACGCTCAAAAACTAAATTTACCTATTAGCGCTACGATCGTAGCAGCTGTTCTAACTGGCATTGGCGGCGGTATCATCCGCGATCTTTTAGCCCGTAGAAAGCCTCTCGTTCTTCGAGCTGAAGTATATGCTTTTTGGACGATTCTAGCCGGTTTCTTAATCGGCGCTCAAATTATTGTTAGCGATTGGGCTCTATACACCTTATTCATTTTAATTGTTTGCTTCCGCATGGTTTCTATTCATTACAAATGGCATTTACCGCATAGACGCATCGACACAAACGAACGTTCAATGCATAAATAG
- the pfkB gene encoding 1-phosphofructokinase, producing the protein MIYTVTLNPSIDYVVQVNSLDLGAVNRAEKDMKFPGGKGINVSRVLHRLGVENVALGFTGGFTGRFIKDVLQTEGVITNFVQVDGDSRINVKIKGQEETELNGQGPSVTNEQFEQLMKQIESMQKGDYVVLAGSVPASIPTTFYESIAAFGAEKGIRVVVDASGSALQHVVKNKPFLIKPNHHELGELFGVEISTAEDILPYGRKLIEQGVEHVIVSMAGDGALLFTAEGIYEATVPKGVVINSVGAGDSLVAGFVGKYEQTKDIEKAFQYGVATGSATAFSADLCEKEKVEELLSQVIVTKR; encoded by the coding sequence ATGATCTATACAGTAACTTTAAACCCATCTATTGATTATGTAGTACAAGTTAATTCCTTAGATTTAGGCGCAGTAAATCGAGCGGAGAAAGATATGAAGTTTCCTGGGGGGAAAGGGATTAATGTTTCTCGTGTTCTTCATCGCTTAGGTGTTGAAAATGTAGCACTTGGATTTACTGGTGGATTTACCGGTCGATTTATTAAAGATGTATTACAGACGGAAGGGGTAATAACAAACTTCGTCCAAGTAGATGGAGATTCTCGAATTAATGTGAAAATAAAAGGGCAAGAAGAAACAGAATTAAATGGGCAAGGACCTAGTGTGACAAATGAACAATTTGAACAATTAATGAAACAAATTGAAAGTATGCAAAAGGGAGATTATGTTGTACTAGCTGGAAGTGTACCGGCGTCTATTCCAACTACTTTTTATGAATCAATCGCAGCGTTCGGAGCTGAAAAAGGTATTCGTGTAGTAGTAGATGCAAGTGGTAGTGCTTTGCAGCATGTAGTTAAAAATAAACCATTTTTAATAAAGCCAAATCATCATGAACTTGGTGAGTTATTTGGAGTAGAAATTTCAACAGCAGAAGATATTTTACCGTATGGAAGAAAATTAATTGAACAAGGTGTAGAGCACGTTATCGTATCAATGGCCGGAGATGGAGCTTTATTGTTTACGGCAGAAGGTATATATGAAGCAACAGTTCCAAAAGGTGTTGTAATTAATTCGGTTGGGGCTGGAGATTCTCTCGTTGCTGGATTTGTAGGTAAATATGAACAGACAAAAGATATTGAAAAGGCATTTCAATATGGCGTTGCAACGGGGAGTGCAACAGCATTTTCAGCTGATTTATGTGAAAAGGAAAAAGTAGAAGAATTATTGTCGCAAGTAATTGTAACTAAGCGATAG
- the entD gene encoding cell wall-binding protein EntD, translated as MKKLLGIATAAVFGLGIFAGSAKAETIVTTDVLNVRENPTVESKLVGKMLSGNKLDVINTENGWTKIKVNGKEAFVSAEFTKSTYYVTAGVLNVRAGANTDSEILGKLNKDDVIETTNQVQNEWLQFDYNGKVGYVHVPFLTGTAPVVEKKEVVTQEEAPVRVNAPVKNNKVVKNKESVKNVESSKPVAKAKPAVQQVAKSKGTSAPAGGREITVEATAYTAHPSENGTYGGRVLTAMGHDLTANPNMKVIAVDPKVMPLGSKVWVEGYGEAIAGDTGGAIKGNRIDVLVGSDGSANSWGRKSVKVKVIE; from the coding sequence ATGAAAAAATTATTAGGTATAGCAACGGCGGCAGTTTTTGGTCTTGGGATTTTTGCAGGTTCTGCGAAAGCGGAAACGATTGTAACAACAGACGTATTAAATGTTAGAGAAAACCCAACTGTAGAGTCAAAGCTTGTAGGTAAAATGTTAAGTGGAAATAAATTAGATGTTATAAATACAGAAAATGGATGGACAAAAATTAAAGTAAATGGTAAAGAAGCGTTTGTAAGTGCTGAATTTACAAAAAGTACATATTATGTAACGGCGGGCGTGTTAAATGTTCGTGCCGGAGCGAATACTGACTCTGAAATCCTTGGTAAACTAAATAAAGATGATGTAATTGAAACGACCAATCAAGTTCAAAATGAGTGGTTACAATTTGACTACAATGGAAAAGTTGGATATGTTCACGTGCCATTTTTAACAGGGACGGCACCTGTGGTTGAAAAGAAAGAAGTTGTAACGCAAGAAGAAGCGCCGGTAAGAGTGAATGCACCGGTTAAAAATAATAAAGTAGTTAAGAACAAAGAGTCTGTTAAGAATGTGGAATCAAGTAAACCTGTGGCAAAAGCAAAGCCAGCTGTGCAACAGGTTGCAAAATCTAAGGGAACAAGTGCACCTGCTGGTGGACGTGAAATAACAGTGGAAGCGACAGCGTATACAGCGCATCCAAGTGAGAATGGTACGTATGGTGGTCGTGTATTAACTGCAATGGGGCATGATTTGACAGCTAATCCAAATATGAAAGTAATTGCTGTTGATCCTAAAGTAATGCCGCTTGGATCAAAAGTATGGGTAGAAGGATATGGAGAAGCGATTGCTGGAGATACTGGTGGTGCGATTAAAGGAAATCGTATTGATGTTTTAGTTGGCTCAGATGGTAGTGCTAATAGCTGGGGGCGCAAATCTGTAAAAGTGAAAGTTATAGAGTAG